Within the Sulfuriferula thiophila genome, the region CCCTCGCCAAAATCAATACTCAAATGCTGATCCAGACCCACTGCGCGCTTTAATACATGGCGCATATCGGGACGATCCCAGACATGATCGGTGGTCAACTGCATGAACTGTCCATCGCGCAAACGATAGATCCGGCTATCGCCGACATGCGCCAGATAATACCGGCAGCCACGCAACACCAGCGCCGAGAGCGTACATGACATACCGGCCAGATCGCGCCGGGTCGTCGCCTGCGAAATCAGCCAGCGATTAATGGCCGTCAGTACCTTATCCAGCGCAAACGGCACCTCCCACGTATCCGGCGTCGCATAATAGTCAGCAAGCAGCCCGCGTACCGTATACTCCGCCGCTTCTCGCCCGCCCGCGCCACCCGACACCCCATCTGCCAGAGCAACCATCGCCCCTTTATCGGCAAGCTGAGCCCGCTCCGGCGTCACGAAACCACAAAAATCCTCATTGCGCTCGCGCGGGCCGGTGGCCGATACATGCCCAACCGTAAGCTGTAATGACATTATCAAAACCAGGCTGAATTAAATCCGTGCGCCGCTAACACCCGGAGCGCCCCAAGTGGTACGCCAGCGTGATTTAACTTTGGTCAGCCCGATCAGGGCAACAACTGCCAGACCGGCAAAGATCACGAAGCCAATCTGGTAGCTCCCGGTAATTTTATATGAATAGCCCAGGCTGGAAGCCAGATAGAATCCGCCCACCCCACCCGCCATTCCCACCAGACCGGTCATCACGCCGATTTCACGACGGAAGCGCTGCGGCACTAGCTGGAATACCGCACCATTACCCATACCCAAAGCCAGCATAGCCGGGACGATGACCGTCATTGCCAGCATCGGCGTAGACATGCCCACACTCACTAACAGCAGGAATAGCGCCGCCAGTGCATACATGATAGTCAAGGAACGAATGCCGCCGATACGGTCGGCCAGCATGCCGCCCAACGGACGCACCAATGACCCGGCAAAAACACAGGCCGCGGTAAAGTAACCGGCAGTAATCGCGGACAAGCCATACTGGGTATTGAAATAGATAGTCAGGCTGGAAGCCATGCCGACAAAACCGCCAAATGTCACGCTGTAGAAGAACATGAACCACCAGGCATCTTTGTCTTTCAGTACATGCATATATTCAGTCAACGATTTAGCCGGCGGGCATTCCGGGCTGTCCTTGGCAAAAATCAGGTACACAGCCAGCGCAATGCCCAGCGGGATCATGGCCAGTCCGAACACACTGTTCCAGCCGAATGCGACTGCCAGACCCGGTGCAAACAATGCTGCCAGCGCCGTACCCGAATTGCCTGCGCCGGCAATGCCCAGCGCCGTTCCCTGATGTTGCGGCGGATACCAGCGCGATGCCAGCGGCAGCGCCACGGCAAATGCCGCACCCGCAAACCCTAACAGCATACCCAGCACTAACACCTGCTGGAAGCTATGGATACCTGCCAGCCAGGCCCAGGCCAGCGCGCATAACACGATCACCTGCCCGATCAGGCCCGCTTTTTTAGGTTTGAGGTGATCAACCAGCACGCCCATCACGATGCGCAACAAGGCGCCCGCGAGCACCGGCGTAGCGACCATCAGGCCTTTTTGTCCGGCGTCCAGCCCCAGATCACCGGCAATCTGCACGCCCAGTGGCCCAAGCATGACCCAGACCATAAAGGACAGATCAAAATATAAAAATGCAGCAATTAGCGTAGGCGTGTGCCCCGCTTTCCAGAATGACTTATCCATGAATTCAACTTCCTACGGTAAACAAAAAATTATTTTTATGCAAAGCTATACAGCAAATATCATGCCATTCAGCACGACATATTTAGTTGATTGTTTTTAAATGGAATTAAACTGAGATACGGGGCTGGTTTGCTAGACAGCGCCCGTAATTGGTGCGATCTATTTCAATCTGGTGCATGCGGTAGTGCATGCGTGATCCACTCGGCAATCGCATTCAACAGCGCCTCACTCTCGCCCAGCGCCGGTAAAGACGTTAACTCAAGCTGCGGATACTGTGTGCGCAAACCTTCCAGCAACACCGGGAAATCCTGACGCAGATGCGCGCCAGGCCCAAGAAACAAAGGCACGATATTGATCGTCTTCGCTCCTTGCGCCACCAGTGCTGCAACTGCATCAGGCAAGCTGGGCAGCATCAGCTCCAGATACGCCAGCACCACTTTGCTCTGCGGGTGCTGCATGCTGACGATCTGCTGCAGGCGCTGAAACGGTTCCGCCCAGCGCGGGTCGCGTGCGCCATGCGCAAACAGCACCAGCCCGTTCATCGTCTGGCTCCTGCGGTCAGCAAGGCTTCAGCACGCGCACCGAGGTAGACATACAAGCCCAGCCCCACCAGCAAACCGACAGCAGCAAACATCATCCATACCGCTTCTACCATTTCGTGCGTTACCCCCAATGCCGATTTGAACATCAGCAACAATGCCTCGATGGATACCGCAATCAGAATCGCGGCAATAAACCGGGTGATGGTACGGCGCGTAGAACTATGCCGGAATATATCTTTATGCATCAGCACCTCTTCTTCCAGTATGGTCTTACCCAGGTCAAAGATGGCCAGCGCCAGAGTGAGAAAGATAATCACCCCGAACGGTTTCAGATGCAACTCGGCGGTATTGTCACCCACATCACGCAACGCAATCAGCTCCCCGAATGCTGCATACAGCAACACCCCGGTTACCGCTGCCAAGCCCAATACAATAATGCTGTAGATCAGCTTGAATACCGGCAAGAAGCGTCGCCGTGCGTGATCTCCCATCATGAATTCGATTGCACCGGTGAGATCAATATCCAGCACGATATAGCGCTGTTCGCCGCTCTCCGGATCGGTCAATGGCAAAATAGCGGAAACGCACAGGATGTTGCTGGCACTGGATAAATAAGGCTCGGTAATACTGACACCACCGTGTGCTTTAGCCTGCACATAATACGGCCGCATGCTGCGATCGCGACCTTCGCCGCTGTCGCTGCTCTGCGCCGCATGACCCGCTGCAATATTGTGCGTAATTTGCTTGCCGTCAGCATCAAGCACATAAAGCAGTTCAACGAACGGATAGTGCGTCACCACACAATTCATGGCTTTATGTCTGGCATTCCCGGCCGTAAGCAACTGGGTATCACCCATGCCGGTCAGAATGGATGACAGCAATTCGCCCAATGCGTCCCGGTACTGGTGATAGCGCTCTACCACGGCCAGGTAGCTCATACTGCTCATGATTTCACCTTAGCAGGCAGGTTTGGCAGTCAAGCCCAACCACACCACACCGGCCTCGTCGATTTTGGTTTGCAGACAGGCTACATGCCCTTCATCTGGCGCCTCGGCATCGCCCGTCTGCAGACCGATTTTCCAGCCATGCAACGGACAGGTAACGGTTTTACCGGCAACGATGCCCT harbors:
- a CDS encoding nitrate/nitrite transporter codes for the protein MDKSFWKAGHTPTLIAAFLYFDLSFMVWVMLGPLGVQIAGDLGLDAGQKGLMVATPVLAGALLRIVMGVLVDHLKPKKAGLIGQVIVLCALAWAWLAGIHSFQQVLVLGMLLGFAGAAFAVALPLASRWYPPQHQGTALGIAGAGNSGTALAALFAPGLAVAFGWNSVFGLAMIPLGIALAVYLIFAKDSPECPPAKSLTEYMHVLKDKDAWWFMFFYSVTFGGFVGMASSLTIYFNTQYGLSAITAGYFTAACVFAGSLVRPLGGMLADRIGGIRSLTIMYALAALFLLLVSVGMSTPMLAMTVIVPAMLALGMGNGAVFQLVPQRFRREIGVMTGLVGMAGGVGGFYLASSLGYSYKITGSYQIGFVIFAGLAVVALIGLTKVKSRWRTTWGAPGVSGARI
- a CDS encoding sirohydrochlorin chelatase, yielding MNGLVLFAHGARDPRWAEPFQRLQQIVSMQHPQSKVVLAYLELMLPSLPDAVAALVAQGAKTINIVPLFLGPGAHLRQDFPVLLEGLRTQYPQLELTSLPALGESEALLNAIAEWITHALPHAPD
- a CDS encoding PDC sensor domain-containing protein, yielding MSSMSYLAVVERYHQYRDALGELLSSILTGMGDTQLLTAGNARHKAMNCVVTHYPFVELLYVLDADGKQITHNIAAGHAAQSSDSGEGRDRSMRPYYVQAKAHGGVSITEPYLSSASNILCVSAILPLTDPESGEQRYIVLDIDLTGAIEFMMGDHARRRFLPVFKLIYSIIVLGLAAVTGVLLYAAFGELIALRDVGDNTAELHLKPFGVIIFLTLALAIFDLGKTILEEEVLMHKDIFRHSSTRRTITRFIAAILIAVSIEALLLMFKSALGVTHEMVEAVWMMFAAVGLLVGLGLYVYLGARAEALLTAGARR
- the nirD gene encoding nitrite reductase small subunit NirD, which encodes MSNWTQICSLSDIPNLGSRVVQTTQGDIAVFRTDGDEVFALHDKCPHKGGPLSQGIVAGKTVTCPLHGWKIGLQTGDAEAPDEGHVACLQTKIDEAGVVWLGLTAKPAC